In Labilibaculum sp. DW002, a single window of DNA contains:
- a CDS encoding RNA polymerase sigma factor, whose product MDKAHFNTFIFSNADKIYYYLYCILRNSDDTVEVLTNTIEECWYERKNYEHTDLTYVFKTARKLAKAQIFKSDDLKTTNSIEGCPVNSNPAMVRFCNLTEKLSPIQAEIMCLRSMVRLKLDEIAIVVELGINNVQSMLANVRKEIRAQIDPNDILNDLTAHEIIPKYYSGLTTIEEEEQLRLFFLRRDLAGIPDMDRELFQVFLKMGNEEMPKICSEQLLLRIKEIQKPKKTSLYSRLFRK is encoded by the coding sequence ATGGACAAAGCACACTTTAATACATTTATCTTTTCTAATGCAGATAAGATATACTACTATTTATATTGCATTCTGAGAAACTCTGACGACACGGTTGAAGTGTTAACCAATACTATTGAAGAATGCTGGTATGAGCGAAAGAATTATGAGCATACAGATCTTACCTATGTATTCAAAACAGCTAGGAAATTAGCCAAAGCACAAATCTTTAAATCTGATGATTTAAAAACAACTAATTCTATTGAGGGATGTCCTGTGAATTCTAATCCTGCAATGGTTCGTTTTTGTAATTTGACAGAAAAATTATCACCAATACAGGCTGAAATTATGTGCTTACGTTCAATGGTACGTTTGAAGTTGGACGAAATAGCTATAGTTGTGGAGTTAGGTATTAATAATGTTCAATCTATGCTTGCTAATGTTCGTAAAGAAATTAGAGCACAAATTGATCCTAATGATATTCTGAATGATTTAACTGCTCATGAAATAATTCCTAAATACTATTCAGGACTTACCACAATTGAGGAAGAGGAGCAATTACGCTTGTTTTTTTTACGTAGGGATCTTGCAGGTATACCTGATATGGATAGAGAACTCTTTCAAGTATTCTTAAAAATGGGTAATGAAGAGATGCCAAAAATATGCTCAGAGCAACTGCTTTTAAGAATTAAAGAAATTCAAAAGCCTAAAAAGACTTCTCTGTATTCAAGATTATTCAGAAAATAA
- a CDS encoding YitT family protein, translating into MAFIQKDAIFSGKWFYNYAILISGALIMAAGFVFFIIPHGIVPGSIYGIGIIINKLTLGTFPQGLFGILNPADYDGFFSGLLYQFMDYSNDLFRKYGGGIPVGIASLAINIPLSLIGIKVLGPRFGIKTFLSFILCALFIDVVSAWWGFIPLVDDVLLSCIFGGIFIGFGLGLILKARATSAGSDILAMIGAKFTGLPLGQLVIYVDSLIVLSSLYIVMDWQIPLYSWIVLFIIGKVTDITLQGSTYEKALFIISEKHEEIRNKITNDYKLNGTIIKGNRTLDLKEKKIIFIVVNRRELSMLQDYIHSIDPIAFVAVMETNEILGKGFKSLDKVE; encoded by the coding sequence TTGGCTTTCATACAAAAAGACGCAATATTCTCTGGCAAATGGTTTTACAACTATGCCATCCTTATTTCTGGGGCTTTAATTATGGCTGCAGGATTTGTTTTTTTTATCATTCCCCATGGAATTGTTCCTGGTAGTATCTATGGAATTGGAATTATTATCAACAAATTAACCTTAGGAACCTTTCCTCAAGGTCTTTTTGGAATTTTAAATCCTGCAGATTACGATGGCTTTTTCTCCGGACTTTTGTATCAATTCATGGATTACTCTAATGATTTGTTTCGGAAATATGGCGGTGGAATACCTGTTGGAATTGCAAGTTTAGCTATTAATATACCTTTGAGTCTAATTGGAATTAAAGTTTTGGGACCTCGATTTGGAATTAAAACCTTTCTATCTTTTATATTATGTGCTTTATTTATTGATGTTGTAAGTGCTTGGTGGGGATTTATTCCACTGGTAGATGATGTTTTACTTTCCTGTATTTTTGGTGGTATTTTTATTGGCTTTGGCTTAGGCTTAATACTAAAGGCTAGAGCGACCTCTGCTGGTTCAGATATTCTTGCGATGATTGGAGCAAAATTCACAGGACTACCTCTTGGTCAGCTAGTGATTTATGTAGACTCTCTAATCGTATTGAGTAGCTTATACATTGTAATGGATTGGCAAATTCCATTGTATTCCTGGATTGTTCTTTTCATTATTGGAAAAGTTACGGATATCACATTACAAGGATCGACCTACGAAAAAGCCCTTTTTATTATTTCTGAAAAACACGAAGAAATCAGAAACAAAATTACCAATGATTACAAGCTAAATGGAACGATAATAAAGGGGAACAGAACATTAGATCTCAAAGAAAAAAAGATCATCTTCATCGTTGTAAACCGCCGAGAACTATCTATGCTTCAAGACTATATTCACTCAATAGATCCTATTGCTTTTGTTGCTGTTATGGAAACCAATGAAATACTTGGAAAGGGGTTTAAATCTTTAGATAAAGTGGAATAA
- a CDS encoding 1-acyl-sn-glycerol-3-phosphate acyltransferase translates to MRAKISRVIMKMCGWKYIGAIPEVKKAVVIAVPHTSNWDFVWGKLAFLSHNIPTTVLMKKEMFVFPFNYILKSWGVMPVDRSKKGNMTDQLAKEFASRDSLYLSLAPEASRSLRPEWKRGFYFIALKANVPIYLAEIDYEEKTLSCGEAFYPTGNVDEDMLKIKSKYLNCKPKYPENFSTGL, encoded by the coding sequence ATGAGAGCTAAAATTAGTAGGGTAATAATGAAGATGTGTGGGTGGAAGTATATTGGTGCTATTCCTGAAGTGAAAAAGGCGGTAGTTATAGCTGTTCCGCATACTTCTAATTGGGATTTTGTTTGGGGGAAATTAGCTTTTTTATCCCATAATATTCCAACAACAGTTTTGATGAAAAAGGAAATGTTTGTATTCCCATTTAATTATATTCTTAAATCTTGGGGCGTGATGCCAGTAGATCGAAGTAAAAAGGGAAATATGACTGATCAGTTAGCCAAGGAGTTCGCTAGTCGAGACTCTTTGTACTTATCTTTAGCTCCTGAAGCAAGTCGAAGCTTAAGACCAGAATGGAAGCGTGGGTTTTATTTTATCGCCTTAAAGGCTAATGTGCCCATTTATTTGGCAGAAATTGACTACGAAGAAAAAACATTATCTTGTGGTGAAGCTTTTTACCCAACAGGAAATGTTGACGAGGATATGCTTAAAATTAAAAGCAAATACCTTAATTGTAAGCCTAAATATCCTGAAAATTTTTCTACTGGATTATAA
- a CDS encoding amidohydrolase has translation MSDMLRVSLVQLDLKWGNVEENLQSITRLISGLKNATDLIVLPEMFSSGFMMENKDQIAPKAEMTINWMMNQAKELKSTILGSIIVEEDGVYYNRLYCVDGEKIICSYDKRHLFRMGEEQEHFKGGDERVIFTIGKWRIRPLVCYDLRFPVWSRNQNNYDLLLYVANWPEARQDVWSILLKARAIENQSFVLGVNRIGQDGMGLSYAGGSVVYDSKGKELIKCVDNQEAILNASLSLDELNGFRAKFPVHLDADSFQINK, from the coding sequence ATGTCTGATATGCTTAGAGTAAGTTTGGTTCAATTGGATTTGAAATGGGGCAATGTAGAGGAGAATCTGCAAAGCATAACACGTTTAATTTCCGGCTTAAAGAATGCAACTGATTTAATTGTGTTGCCCGAAATGTTTTCATCTGGTTTTATGATGGAAAATAAAGATCAGATTGCTCCAAAAGCAGAAATGACCATTAATTGGATGATGAATCAAGCCAAAGAGTTAAAATCAACAATTCTAGGGAGTATAATTGTTGAGGAGGATGGTGTTTATTATAATCGATTGTATTGTGTTGATGGTGAAAAGATCATTTGTTCTTACGATAAAAGGCATTTGTTTCGCATGGGAGAGGAGCAAGAGCATTTTAAAGGTGGAGATGAAAGAGTTATTTTCACGATTGGAAAGTGGAGAATTCGACCTTTGGTATGCTATGATCTTCGATTTCCGGTTTGGAGTAGAAATCAGAATAATTACGATCTTCTTTTGTACGTTGCCAATTGGCCTGAAGCTCGACAAGATGTATGGAGTATTTTATTAAAAGCAAGAGCGATTGAAAACCAGTCCTTTGTTTTGGGTGTAAATAGAATTGGACAAGATGGAATGGGACTGTCTTATGCTGGAGGTTCTGTTGTATACGACTCAAAAGGGAAAGAGCTTATTAAATGTGTTGATAATCAGGAAGCTATTTTAAATGCAAGCCTAAGCTTAGATGAATTAAATGGTTTTAGAGCTAAGTTTCCTGTTCATCTTGACGCAGATTCATTTCAAATAAACAAATAA
- a CDS encoding BlaI/MecI/CopY family transcriptional regulator, with protein MKELTRAEEQVMQILWELENAFVKEIIEKIDEPKPAYNTVSTIVRILEKKGFVSHIAYGKSHQYFPLMGKKEYTRRFMKGFVRNYFSNSYRDMVSFFAKEEQVSLSELEEVKRMVEEQIKKQSS; from the coding sequence ATGAAAGAGCTAACTCGTGCAGAAGAGCAAGTCATGCAAATCCTTTGGGAGCTTGAAAATGCATTTGTAAAGGAGATTATAGAAAAAATTGATGAGCCAAAACCTGCTTATAATACAGTTTCTACAATTGTTCGTATTCTTGAAAAGAAAGGCTTTGTAAGTCATATTGCTTACGGTAAAAGCCACCAATACTTTCCTTTAATGGGGAAAAAAGAATATACTCGAAGATTTATGAAGGGCTTTGTTCGTAACTATTTCTCGAACTCTTATCGTGATATGGTTTCTTTTTTCGCAAAAGAAGAACAAGTAAGCCTATCAGAACTAGAAGAGGTAAAAAGAATGGTTGAAGAGCAAATTAAAAAGCAAAGTAGCTAA
- a CDS encoding M56 family metallopeptidase, with translation MAFFYALYWLFLKKDTFFRVNRIFLLLTILASILIPTLEIPFQPEPESTIETPYHVLDAVVKTSQEYLSGNMLEEVVVTASIKKVISWYQYAGLIYFIGILIFSLRFLKNLFQLSSWSRKGEIRKENGIRLVILTDDYPPFSFLNTVFISQEDYQKPNFKSIIEHEKVHVDQFHTFDLILIEILTVAFWLNPFVWFYKSSIQEVHEYLADDKVVNGAVNAHEYKMHIVNQFAGGDLFRLANNFGQSTLKKRISMLGKIKSPKIALVKLLLLIPILTVLFSAFAFTIVEKEKLDTDFSFRELLPSELNPFSSYENNQVNFFGNDVDHITGNWSTKGIKNLEYKKVDHPNEIKVVIDEMPEYPGGDNALQKYIAKHVSYPKEAQVNGIEGRVFVSFVVNKKGNVVNARLIKKFDPFLDKEALRVVSSLPKWKPGRQNGKLTNIAYTVPVNFLLTNQVEEPVSSPDPLYARIKNASDYHLENEIKIKGSKEYTIVERMPQFTGANGDLRRYVARQIQYPVLAAEQGYEGKVFVQFVVGRDGRVKKAKVIKGANIELNKEALRVINNMPNWIPGEQEGEKVEVNYTIPIRFSLN, from the coding sequence ATGGCATTTTTTTATGCCTTGTATTGGTTATTTCTAAAAAAGGATACTTTTTTTAGAGTTAACCGCATTTTCTTGTTGCTTACAATTCTTGCCTCAATATTAATTCCAACATTAGAAATCCCTTTTCAGCCTGAACCAGAAAGTACAATTGAAACTCCATATCATGTTTTAGATGCGGTGGTAAAGACTTCACAAGAGTATTTGAGTGGAAATATGCTTGAAGAGGTTGTTGTAACTGCTTCTATAAAAAAAGTAATTAGCTGGTATCAATATGCAGGGCTAATTTATTTTATAGGCATTTTAATTTTTTCACTGCGGTTTTTAAAGAATCTATTTCAATTATCAAGCTGGAGTAGGAAAGGAGAGATTCGTAAGGAAAATGGAATTCGTTTGGTTATTTTAACTGATGATTACCCGCCATTTTCATTTTTAAACACCGTTTTTATTAGTCAGGAAGATTATCAGAAACCTAATTTTAAATCGATTATAGAGCACGAAAAAGTGCATGTAGATCAATTTCATACATTCGATTTAATACTGATAGAAATTCTTACCGTAGCATTCTGGCTCAATCCATTTGTTTGGTTCTACAAGTCATCAATTCAAGAAGTACATGAATATTTAGCAGATGATAAGGTTGTGAATGGCGCAGTTAATGCTCATGAGTATAAAATGCACATCGTAAATCAATTTGCAGGTGGTGATTTATTTCGACTAGCAAATAATTTTGGACAATCTACATTAAAGAAAAGAATATCGATGTTGGGTAAAATTAAATCTCCCAAAATCGCATTGGTGAAATTACTTTTGTTGATTCCAATTTTGACCGTATTGTTTTCGGCTTTTGCATTTACCATTGTAGAAAAAGAAAAATTGGATACTGATTTTTCGTTTCGAGAACTGTTACCATCAGAATTGAATCCGTTTAGTTCGTATGAGAATAATCAAGTCAATTTTTTCGGAAATGATGTGGATCACATTACTGGAAATTGGTCTACTAAAGGAATCAAAAATCTGGAATATAAAAAGGTTGATCATCCTAATGAGATAAAAGTTGTTATCGATGAAATGCCAGAGTATCCAGGTGGTGACAATGCGCTTCAAAAATACATAGCTAAACACGTTTCTTATCCTAAGGAGGCACAAGTTAATGGAATTGAAGGTCGCGTATTTGTTTCGTTTGTAGTTAATAAAAAGGGCAATGTGGTAAATGCTCGTTTGATTAAGAAGTTTGATCCTTTTCTAGATAAGGAAGCATTGAGAGTTGTTAGTTCCCTGCCCAAGTGGAAACCAGGTCGACAAAATGGTAAGTTAACGAACATTGCTTATACTGTGCCGGTAAATTTCTTATTGACTAATCAGGTTGAAGAACCAGTAAGTTCTCCTGACCCTCTTTACGCACGTATTAAGAATGCTTCAGATTATCATTTAGAGAATGAAATTAAGATAAAAGGAAGTAAAGAGTATACTATTGTTGAAAGAATGCCTCAATTTACAGGTGCTAATGGTGACTTAAGACGTTATGTTGCTAGACAAATTCAATATCCAGTATTAGCTGCTGAACAAGGCTATGAAGGAAAAGTTTTTGTCCAATTTGTAGTTGGTCGTGATGGCCGTGTGAAAAAAGCAAAAGTTATAAAAGGCGCTAATATTGAGCTGAATAAAGAAGCGCTTCGAGTGATTAATAATATGCCAAATTGGATACCAGGAGAGCAAGAAGGTGAAAAAGTTGAAGTGAATTATACAATTCCTATTCGTTTTTCTTTGAACTAA
- a CDS encoding energy transducer TonB, translating to MEVKKNPNYDLEKKRGLFLQIGFLVSLLVVLMAFEYETPVEKIADLEFEILDEMDEVIPITVQDKPKPKELPKFKPIELTTIILADDEEDVVDLDLTDSDAFEDDSYDIADVTEEIEEVEDVPFVRVEQMPIFNPKKNKTYDEGVRDLFVTMQKMTKYPVVAMENGIEGKVFVRFVVTKTGKVDNVEVMRKGDPALDNEAIRVVRNLPNFKPGMQRNKPVSVWFSGYISFVLQ from the coding sequence ATGGAAGTTAAAAAAAACCCCAACTATGATTTGGAAAAAAAACGAGGTTTATTTTTGCAAATCGGATTTCTAGTAAGTTTACTTGTTGTGTTAATGGCTTTTGAGTATGAAACCCCAGTAGAGAAGATTGCCGATTTAGAGTTTGAAATACTGGATGAAATGGATGAGGTGATTCCAATTACTGTCCAAGACAAGCCAAAGCCTAAAGAGTTACCTAAATTTAAACCAATTGAGCTTACGACCATTATACTTGCAGATGATGAAGAAGATGTAGTTGATTTAGATTTAACTGATTCTGATGCTTTTGAGGATGATTCTTATGATATTGCAGATGTTACAGAGGAGATAGAAGAAGTAGAGGATGTTCCATTTGTAAGAGTAGAGCAGATGCCAATTTTTAATCCGAAAAAAAATAAGACTTATGACGAAGGTGTAAGAGACTTATTTGTAACCATGCAGAAAATGACAAAATACCCTGTTGTTGCAATGGAAAATGGCATTGAAGGAAAAGTATTTGTAAGATTTGTTGTTACGAAGACAGGTAAAGTTGACAATGTAGAAGTAATGCGAAAAGGAGATCCAGCTTTGGATAATGAAGCAATTCGTGTAGTTCGAAATTTACCGAACTTTAAGCCGGGAATGCAACGGAATAAACCCGTAAGTGTTTGGTTTAGTGGATACATTTCATTTGTTCTACAGTAA
- a CDS encoding energy transducer TonB: protein MEVKKNPKYNLEKKRILFLQFGFLISFLFVLMAFEYKVPIEEPEVINFTDLADVEDVIMVTFTEPEKLEAPKVKKIELIDLIIIDDDPEVDDYDPVDSFGNLEDEVIYNPVNVEDEVIDETTPFVMVKEMPIFNPKKNTSYQEGCKDLFLTMQRMVRYPIVAQESSIQGRVYVRFVVTKTGEISNVEVTRKVDPLLDEEVVRVVRNLPKFKPGRQQNKNVAVWFSGYVNFVLQ from the coding sequence ATGGAAGTTAAAAAGAACCCTAAATATAACTTAGAGAAAAAGAGAATCCTTTTTTTACAATTCGGATTTCTAATTAGTTTTTTATTTGTTTTGATGGCTTTTGAGTACAAGGTTCCTATTGAAGAGCCAGAAGTGATAAATTTTACAGATTTAGCAGATGTTGAAGATGTTATAATGGTCACTTTTACAGAACCTGAGAAGTTGGAAGCTCCAAAGGTTAAAAAAATAGAATTAATTGATTTGATTATTATTGATGATGACCCTGAGGTGGATGATTACGATCCAGTAGATTCTTTCGGAAATCTAGAAGATGAAGTAATCTACAATCCTGTAAATGTGGAGGATGAAGTCATTGATGAAACCACGCCATTTGTAATGGTTAAGGAAATGCCAATTTTTAATCCTAAGAAGAATACTTCTTATCAAGAAGGATGTAAGGATTTGTTTTTAACAATGCAAAGAATGGTACGATATCCAATTGTGGCACAGGAATCAAGTATTCAAGGACGAGTATATGTTCGATTTGTAGTTACAAAAACGGGTGAGATTTCTAATGTTGAAGTGACAAGAAAGGTTGATCCCTTATTGGATGAAGAGGTTGTTAGGGTCGTTAGAAACTTACCAAAATTTAAACCTGGTAGACAACAAAATAAAAATGTTGCAGTTTGGTTCTCCGGATACGTTAATTTTGTATTGCAATAG
- a CDS encoding energy transducer TonB: protein MFPKKNPNADLEKRKTLFFEIGLVVALALTLISFEWPSKVRDVVEIRDFVDLSLDEEMIPITRQEDLIEKPKLPPKILLTDVITIVENNTEIEVELDIVDGTISEETEVEIQPVEVFEEEEVDDEVKVFVIVEEMPIFRPDICNNRKEGDLELYKYISASIRYPVIAQENGITGRVFVSFVVGRDGGISNIKLLRGVDPSLDKEAMRVIETLPKFKPGMQRGKPVKVSYSAVINFVLQ from the coding sequence ATGTTTCCTAAAAAGAACCCAAATGCTGATTTAGAAAAACGAAAAACCCTGTTTTTTGAAATTGGTTTGGTTGTTGCTTTAGCATTAACCTTGATTTCTTTTGAATGGCCATCAAAGGTAAGAGATGTCGTAGAAATTAGAGATTTTGTAGATTTGAGCCTGGATGAAGAAATGATACCAATTACAAGACAGGAAGACCTTATTGAGAAGCCTAAATTGCCACCAAAAATCCTCTTAACAGATGTAATTACTATTGTTGAGAACAATACCGAAATAGAGGTGGAATTAGATATTGTTGACGGAACCATAAGTGAAGAAACCGAAGTTGAAATTCAGCCTGTTGAAGTATTTGAAGAGGAGGAAGTTGATGATGAAGTGAAGGTTTTTGTAATTGTGGAAGAAATGCCAATCTTCAGACCAGATATTTGTAATAATAGGAAAGAAGGAGATTTAGAATTGTATAAATACATTAGTGCGAGTATCCGCTATCCGGTTATTGCTCAGGAAAATGGAATTACAGGAAGGGTATTTGTAAGCTTTGTTGTCGGACGAGATGGAGGAATTTCTAATATTAAATTGCTACGAGGAGTGGATCCTTCTTTAGATAAAGAGGCAATGCGGGTGATTGAAACATTACCGAAATTTAAGCCTGGTATGCAGAGAGGAAAGCCTGTAAAAGTTTCTTATTCGGCGGTAATTAATTTTGTACTGCAGTAA
- a CDS encoding B3/B4 domain-containing protein yields MTRIEIEPQLKSACPKLRLGVIQCKVKTQEECPELWGIINETTKKLQEELAISAIKDLPAIDSSKKGYKAAGKDPSRYRLSADSLLRRIVNRKGLYQINNVVDLLNLVSIKTAFSIGGYNAAKVDGIIRFGIGKNEEAYEGIGRGKLNIEGLPIFRDEKGAFGSPTSDSLRTQIDTNCEDFLMIIISFQEEKGLTEAMDLASELLLYHADAQEIETKII; encoded by the coding sequence ATGACCAGAATAGAAATTGAACCACAATTAAAATCAGCATGCCCGAAACTACGTTTGGGAGTTATTCAGTGCAAAGTAAAAACGCAAGAAGAATGTCCCGAACTTTGGGGAATTATAAATGAAACAACTAAAAAATTGCAAGAGGAACTGGCCATAAGTGCCATCAAAGATCTTCCGGCTATTGATAGTTCTAAAAAAGGCTATAAAGCTGCAGGTAAAGATCCAAGTAGGTATCGTTTATCTGCCGATTCTCTTTTACGCCGAATTGTAAATAGGAAAGGTTTATATCAAATCAACAATGTTGTGGATCTGCTCAACTTGGTTTCCATCAAAACTGCATTTTCCATTGGCGGTTATAATGCAGCTAAAGTAGATGGAATAATTCGCTTTGGAATTGGAAAAAATGAAGAAGCGTACGAAGGAATTGGAAGAGGTAAATTAAACATTGAAGGACTTCCTATATTTAGAGATGAAAAAGGAGCTTTCGGGAGTCCAACCAGTGATTCTCTGCGAACACAAATCGATACGAATTGTGAGGATTTTTTAATGATCATCATCAGTTTTCAGGAAGAAAAAGGATTAACAGAAGCTATGGATCTGGCAAGTGAATTACTTCTATATCATGCGGATGCCCAAGAAATAGAAACTAAAATTATTTAA
- a CDS encoding SDR family NAD(P)-dependent oxidoreductase — protein sequence MTNRRQTVLITGAAKRIGRMMSLHLAKRGCDIAIHYNKSKKAAIDLQKSLQEQFVSQNFKIFQADLSNAQDCDELIDKVLKQFENLDILINNASVFEPSVIRETSIKLFQNQINVNLLAPFILSRNYAMNSHQGVIVNFLDTRITTNSNSHAAYSISKVAFAHLTKMAALEFAPQIRVNGIAPGATLPPENQGEEYLVNLARNTPMKEPGGIVPVLQSLDYIIDNKNLTGQILYCDGGEQLL from the coding sequence ATGACAAATAGAAGACAAACAGTACTTATTACTGGAGCCGCAAAGCGAATTGGAAGAATGATGTCTCTGCATTTGGCTAAAAGAGGATGCGATATTGCGATCCACTATAACAAATCAAAAAAAGCAGCTATCGATCTGCAGAAAAGTTTACAAGAGCAGTTTGTTAGTCAGAATTTTAAAATATTTCAAGCAGATTTGAGCAATGCACAAGATTGTGATGAATTAATTGATAAGGTTTTGAAGCAATTCGAAAATCTGGATATTTTAATTAATAATGCTTCTGTTTTTGAACCAAGTGTTATTCGAGAGACTTCAATTAAATTGTTTCAAAATCAGATCAATGTAAATCTATTAGCTCCGTTTATTCTGTCAAGGAATTATGCAATGAACAGTCACCAAGGGGTAATAGTGAATTTTTTGGATACACGAATAACAACAAATTCGAATTCACATGCAGCCTACAGTATTTCAAAGGTAGCTTTTGCACACTTAACAAAAATGGCGGCCTTGGAATTTGCACCACAAATTAGAGTTAATGGAATTGCTCCAGGAGCAACTCTTCCACCTGAAAATCAAGGAGAAGAATATTTAGTAAACCTAGCTAGAAATACACCGATGAAAGAGCCGGGAGGCATTGTTCCTGTTTTGCAATCATTGGATTATATTATAGATAATAAGAATTTAACGGGGCAGATTTTGTACTGTGACGGAGGCGAACAACTTTTATAA
- the folX gene encoding dihydroneopterin triphosphate 2'-epimerase yields MAIIRVKNLLIRTYIGFNPEELQNKQDVLINMTIRANVNEAIRNDDVENSYNYKTITKKVIKLVQEGQFKMLENLTQQILDLILLNPQVEWAKVEVDKPHALRFAESVSIELEANRDK; encoded by the coding sequence ATGGCAATAATTCGTGTAAAGAATTTACTCATTAGAACTTATATCGGGTTTAACCCTGAAGAATTACAAAACAAACAAGACGTTCTTATCAATATGACAATTAGAGCAAATGTGAATGAGGCGATTCGTAATGACGATGTTGAAAATTCTTATAATTATAAAACGATCACTAAAAAGGTGATAAAATTAGTTCAAGAGGGGCAATTTAAAATGTTGGAAAATCTAACCCAACAAATTTTAGATTTGATCTTATTGAATCCGCAGGTAGAATGGGCTAAAGTAGAGGTTGATAAACCACATGCATTACGCTTTGCGGAATCGGTCTCTATAGAATTAGAGGCTAATAGGGATAAATAG
- the folK gene encoding 2-amino-4-hydroxy-6-hydroxymethyldihydropteridine diphosphokinase yields the protein MNECILSIGSNINPEENIRKMLCFLAKDHWVGKHSSWLKTAPIGITDQDDFVNGAVHVKTQHGIEEFTKYLKKLEDKMGRDRTLPKFGPRVIDLDIVVWNGDIKDDDYYSRDFVRNSVDQLL from the coding sequence ATGAATGAATGTATTTTAAGTATAGGATCAAACATCAATCCGGAAGAAAATATCCGTAAAATGCTTTGTTTTTTGGCAAAAGATCATTGGGTTGGGAAGCATTCATCTTGGCTTAAGACAGCTCCAATTGGAATAACTGATCAAGATGATTTTGTGAATGGGGCTGTTCATGTAAAAACTCAGCATGGCATTGAAGAATTTACGAAATACTTAAAAAAGTTAGAAGACAAAATGGGACGAGATAGAACTTTACCAAAGTTTGGTCCTCGTGTAATCGATTTGGATATTGTTGTGTGGAATGGGGATATTAAGGATGATGATTATTATTCGCGAGATTTTGTTCGAAATTCGGTTGATCAGTTACTTTAA
- the mutT gene encoding 8-oxo-dGTP diphosphatase MutT: protein MKIIEVTAAIIQKQDEVLAAQRSHDDELGYKWEFPGGKIEQNESAEECIVRELEEEFGIKTKVVGYLGESKYDYDNKIILLKAFFVEHIQGVYQLRVHQNIRWIKITELKTLDWAPADIELVNQLVKHHKLK, encoded by the coding sequence ATGAAAATAATTGAAGTGACTGCTGCCATCATTCAAAAACAGGATGAAGTATTAGCCGCCCAGAGAAGTCATGATGATGAACTTGGTTACAAGTGGGAATTTCCAGGAGGGAAAATTGAGCAGAATGAATCTGCCGAAGAATGCATCGTTCGCGAATTGGAAGAAGAGTTTGGAATCAAAACTAAAGTTGTAGGATATTTAGGAGAAAGCAAATATGATTACGATAATAAAATCATCTTGTTAAAAGCCTTTTTTGTGGAACACATTCAAGGTGTATATCAACTTAGAGTCCACCAAAACATTCGCTGGATAAAAATTACAGAATTAAAAACCTTAGATTGGGCTCCCGCTGATATTGAATTGGTTAATCAACTTGTAAAACATCATAAATTAAAGTAA
- a CDS encoding C-GCAxxG-C-C family (seleno)protein, with amino-acid sequence MSFIFKKTKADIALKYFHKPPGYYNCAQAVLKAFQEEYQITNDDITEFSKYGNGKAKDGHCGAYYAALELIKDKPELSEEFSKRFQEKSEYLSCFDIRFNYSMSCKNLVKLAVNLLEEIAPKQENK; translated from the coding sequence ATGAGCTTTATATTCAAAAAGACAAAGGCTGATATTGCCTTAAAATATTTCCATAAACCACCTGGGTACTATAATTGTGCGCAGGCAGTTTTAAAAGCATTCCAAGAGGAATATCAAATCACAAATGATGATATTACTGAATTTTCCAAGTACGGTAATGGCAAAGCAAAAGATGGCCATTGCGGTGCTTATTATGCTGCTTTGGAATTAATCAAAGACAAACCCGAACTGTCTGAAGAATTTAGCAAACGCTTTCAAGAAAAATCTGAATATTTAAGCTGCTTCGATATTCGTTTTAATTACAGTATGTCCTGTAAAAACCTTGTTAAGCTTGCAGTAAATTTACTTGAGGAGATTGCACCAAAGCAGGAGAATAAATGA